CAATAGAGATGAACTCTCCATGGTCCACCTCAAAGTCCATCCCCCTCAGCGCGATGACTTCCTTTCGTCCTCGGCGATAGACCTTCATGAGGTCTCGCACTACAAGTTTGTTCTCTTCTGCAATTTGTTCTAAATCTTCCATGGGATCGCCTCCAATCAGCTAACGTATTGAATTTCCTCCGCGATATTCTTCTCCAATGTCTCTTTGGTGATGAAATAAGTTGTAACGAGCACGGCTATTAGAGTCACCAGTACAACGAAGCCAACCACTAGGTAGGGTACAGCAATAACAACAGGCAACCTGAGCCAGTAGAGTGTGATTGTTGTACCTATGTAATTGAGCGGGACTTGGATAGCAAAGCTCGTGAGGGCAAGACCAATCAGACCTCCAACTCCGGCGGCTATTACCGTTGTTGCCAGTGAATCCACAAGCATTGGGACCAGTATCGACCGTCTTTCTGTCCCTAGTGCTCTCAGGACTGACAATGGTCGCCTTAGGTTCTGTATTCTTACCACAGTCACGATCGCGATTCCTGCTGTGAGGTATATCAATGAGAATACAACATTCAGCGTATAGACACCGTATATTGTCTGTGCAGCCCTCGAATCAAGTGCACGGTCAAGGTTCAGGAGTCCAGACTCTATCCTCTGGAATGATGACTGGGATAGTCCAGCGATTTCTCCCATTATTCTCG
The Candidatus Lokiarchaeota archaeon DNA segment above includes these coding regions:
- a CDS encoding ABC transporter ATP-binding protein yields the protein MEDLEQIAEENKLVVRDLMKVYRRGRKEVIALRGMDFEVDHGEFISI